GTCATCGCCTTCACTCCCGCCATCCGCTCAACCAAAATCGCCCGCGAGAACGCCGCGCGCGAACAGTGGTGGAACCGCGCGCAATGGGCCCTAGGGCTGGCCGCATCCGATGACCAGGAAGACCGCGAGGTCGCAAACGACGCCCTCCAGGCCCTGCTCGAGGACGCGACCCCCACCGAAGGCAAGATGATCTACCGCACGATCAAGAACCTTCAACGCCCAGCCGCCGTAGACACGCCCGCAATCGCGACGGAAAATAGACCGAGAAGGAAGGTGATCAGATGGCTCGGCATTCCCGCTCGTCCTTCACCGGACGCTTCGTGACATCGCACAAGGGCAGCCTCCAGCGCCGCATCGCGGCAGGCGAGGCCGACCCGATCAGCGATCGCGAGCGCGCACAGCTTCAAGAGATCCGCCAGACCTACATCCGCAGATTCGGCGTCGACCCCGAGGCCCAGACGGTCTCCAAGACCGCCTGACACGCGCTGAGAAGGGACCGTGCCCACGGGGCCGGTCCCTTCCTTCGTTCTCGAGCATCACCACATCAGCCGCTCGCACCGGATACATGCCGATCTTGCGCAAGGGAGAGCACGGTCCAGGGTGCGGCAACGCCGCATCGCATCGCGACGCGCAGCGCCCTTGACGGTGATCGACCGCGTGCCACGATCCCAGCATCCGGGGGAGGGGTGAATCACTTTCCGGACTCGCTCCCGGGGGCGCGCCCGAAGATGACTTACGGTCCATCTAGACATTTGTCTCATGGAGTCCGTCTTCGTTCTCAAAGGAGAAACGTCATGCCCCGACAGCGTCCGCAACCGCGGCCTTCCCTGATAAGTGAGCGTCCCGCCAGTTCCGACAACGCCCCTCACGCGGGGAGCTCGCCCCGTCGCCGGTCAACGCTGGCTGGTGGGAGCATTTTCGATCCCCCGTTTATGCCAACGGCACACGGGGACATTCCTGTGGCCGAAGGTGATGAGGGCCGAGCGCGATAGTCCTCACTTCCGGTTGCTCGTCGAGGGACCGGTGTGCTTGACGTACTCCGCCCAGGTGCATTCCACTGCGAGCTTCATCCCGTCCTCGGGAAAATAGCCGATTAGTTGCCGCTGAGCCGGATCGTCGTGAAACGTCACCGAGCGCAGCAGCTTCCGCCCCTGCACCTCGACCACGCGCACAATCGCGATTCGTCTGCTGCGGTCGAAGACGAGCCACACCCCCGGCTCGGGGGAGCGCTGCAGCTGAGACATCGGAGACCAAACCTGTACCACGCGCGGCCCTCACGCCCCGTTGACGGTCATGAGCCGTTGATCCCGCCACCGGCAGCATGGACCACGGCGGCGGCATGATGAGCGAAGACGACATGCAATCGCTCAAGCAGGCCACCGGAACCGACGCCGCCCGGCTGTTCCTCCAGCAGATGATCGAGCACCACCGCGGTGCCATCGACATGGCCCTGGAAGAAGCGACCAACGGCCAGAACAGCGACGCCGTCGCACTCGCCAACACCATCATCGAGGCGCAGACCTCCGAGATCGCCACGATGGAGGAGCTTCTCGCCACTCTCTGATCCCGCCCGGGGTGGGGCGCGGAAAGCCCACCGCGCCCCACCACCTGATCAGACGAAACGCACCCTGTGGCGCGACTACAACTACCACCGCGCGCCGGTCTCCGGCCCCGCGCCTTGTCCTTCACCACCCTCACCGCAATCGTCGCGCTTGCTCTGTGGGCGAGCATTCGGGTGGCCCACTGATCCGGCGAGAATGAGCATGGTTCCCAGTTGGATGCAGACGTGACGGACACGGCATTTGACGATATCATCGCTATGTGGCGATGAATAAAGAGGGTGGTCTACTCGATCCTGACGCGACCGCTGTGTACGCGCACCTATTCGACGCGCTTGGGGACCCCACGCGATTGGCGGTTCTCCAGCATCTGGCGTCCGGCGAGCATCGCGTCCGGGATCTCGTCCAGCACCTCGGATTGGCGCAATCAACCGTAAGTAAGCACCTCAGCTTCCTGCGGGACTGCCGACTAGTCACTGTTCGCTCGGAGGGTCGGGCTTCCTGGTTCGATCTTGCGCAACCTGTGGCGACTGCGGCTCTCATTAACGCCGCCGAACTCCTGCTGAGAGACACCGGCACGCGTGTCACGCTATGCGCTCACCTTCATCAGCCTGGTGAAGACTTCGCCCTTGGAACGGACGCGGCCTGATGGGCGCCGGTCACACGCACGCACCGTCTACCGGCGCGGCCGGGCATCCGACCGACCATCGGGCGCGTCTCTGGATTGCGTTTGCAATCACCGCGGCAATCGCCGTGACTCAAGCGGTTGGATCCTTCTTTACCGGCAGTCTTGCCCTCCTCACGGACACGGCCCACGCACTCACTGACGCATCCGGACTTCTCGTTGCACTCATCGCCGCGACGCTGGTGCTGCGGCCGGCTAGTGCGCGACGCA
The genomic region above belongs to Microbacterium proteolyticum and contains:
- a CDS encoding DUF305 domain-containing protein, producing MSEDDMQSLKQATGTDAARLFLQQMIEHHRGAIDMALEEATNGQNSDAVALANTIIEAQTSEIATMEELLATL
- a CDS encoding ArsR/SmtB family transcription factor, which produces MNKEGGLLDPDATAVYAHLFDALGDPTRLAVLQHLASGEHRVRDLVQHLGLAQSTVSKHLSFLRDCRLVTVRSEGRASWFDLAQPVATAALINAAELLLRDTGTRVTLCAHLHQPGEDFALGTDAA